Proteins encoded together in one Variovorax paradoxus EPS window:
- the mdeB gene encoding alpha-ketoglutarate dehydrogenase: MNAPISADQMRALLLDSPMSNDPDPAETAEWRDAFLALAQTQGPQRARQMLVELARLARQQRIGWQPELATPYVNTIAAEDQPPFPGDLAVEERLASLMRWNALAMVAKANQAYGELGGHIASYASAADLFETGFNHFFHARSEQHRGDLVFFQPHSAPGVYARAFLEGRLSEEDLKHYRQELTAPAFTEGSGARGLSSYPHPYLMPDFWQFPTGSMGIGPISSIYHARFMRYLTHRNLLNCEGRKVWGVFGDGEMDEPESMSALTLAAREKLDNLVWVVNCNLQRLDGPVRGNGRIIDELEKLFAGAGWNVVKLVWGSDWDGLFAQDVSGALARVFANTVDGQMQTFAAKDGRFNRDNFFGQNPELARLAEGMTDEQIDRLKRGGHDLVKIHAAYAAAAKHKGQPTVILAHTKKGYGMGSAAQGKMTTHSHKKMGDVDLIEFRDRFNLPLTDAQATAMDFYRPAEDSAEMRYLRQHRESLGGAMPRRETACDVVPKPDIASYAQFATAAAGKEMSTTMAFVRMLGNLMKDKALGPRIVPIVADEARTFGMANLFKQVGIYSSVGQRYAPEDIGSVLSYREATDGQILEEGISEAGAIASWTAAATSYSVHGLAMLPFYIYYSMFGFQRVGDAIWAAADQRARGFLLGATSGRTTLGGEGLQHQDGSSHLVAATIPNCKAYDPAYAGEMAVIVDAGIREMMVEQKDVFYYVTLMNENYAQPDVPAGAEGDILRGCYRFGTYAPAGSVSGKARKKVTLMGSGAILTEVVKAAQLLADEGIEAEVFSVTSWSELARDGLACEQRAIAGEEEAGEAFIAQQLGKGKGPIVAATDYVRSVPESVRAFLPEGRRYLTLGTDGFGRSDTRAALRQFFGVDAANIARAARYALG; the protein is encoded by the coding sequence TTTCAGCCGACCAGATGCGCGCCCTGTTGCTCGACAGCCCGATGTCGAACGACCCCGATCCCGCGGAGACCGCCGAATGGCGCGATGCCTTCCTGGCGCTCGCGCAAACGCAGGGCCCGCAGCGCGCGCGCCAGATGCTGGTCGAACTGGCCCGCCTCGCGCGGCAGCAGCGCATCGGCTGGCAGCCTGAACTGGCAACGCCATACGTCAACACCATTGCCGCCGAAGACCAGCCGCCGTTTCCGGGCGACCTCGCGGTGGAAGAGCGCCTGGCTTCGCTGATGCGCTGGAACGCGCTCGCGATGGTGGCCAAGGCCAACCAGGCGTACGGCGAACTCGGCGGGCACATCGCGAGCTACGCGAGCGCGGCCGACCTGTTCGAGACCGGCTTCAACCACTTCTTCCATGCGCGCAGCGAGCAGCATCGCGGCGACCTCGTGTTCTTCCAGCCGCACAGCGCGCCCGGTGTCTATGCGCGTGCTTTCCTCGAAGGGCGCCTCAGCGAAGAAGACCTCAAGCACTACCGCCAGGAACTCACCGCGCCGGCCTTCACCGAAGGCAGCGGCGCGCGCGGCCTCAGCAGCTATCCGCATCCGTACCTGATGCCGGACTTCTGGCAGTTCCCCACCGGCTCGATGGGCATCGGTCCGATCAGCTCGATCTATCACGCGCGCTTCATGCGCTATCTCACGCACCGCAACCTCTTGAACTGCGAAGGCCGCAAGGTCTGGGGCGTGTTCGGCGACGGCGAGATGGACGAGCCCGAATCGATGAGCGCCCTGACGCTCGCTGCGCGCGAGAAGCTCGACAACCTCGTGTGGGTCGTCAACTGCAACCTGCAGCGCCTCGATGGCCCGGTGCGCGGCAACGGCCGCATCATCGACGAGCTCGAGAAGCTCTTCGCCGGCGCAGGCTGGAACGTCGTCAAGCTCGTGTGGGGCAGCGACTGGGACGGCCTTTTCGCGCAGGACGTGAGTGGCGCGCTCGCGCGCGTGTTCGCCAACACCGTCGACGGCCAGATGCAGACCTTCGCCGCGAAGGACGGCCGCTTCAACCGCGACAACTTCTTCGGCCAGAACCCCGAGCTCGCGCGCCTGGCCGAAGGCATGACCGACGAGCAGATCGATCGCCTCAAGCGCGGCGGCCACGACCTCGTGAAGATCCATGCCGCGTATGCCGCGGCGGCCAAGCACAAGGGCCAGCCCACCGTGATCCTCGCCCACACCAAGAAGGGCTACGGCATGGGCAGCGCCGCGCAGGGCAAGATGACCACGCACTCGCACAAGAAGATGGGCGACGTGGACCTCATCGAATTCCGCGACCGCTTCAACCTGCCGCTCACCGATGCGCAGGCCACCGCGATGGACTTCTACCGCCCGGCCGAAGACAGCGCCGAGATGCGCTATCTGCGCCAGCACCGCGAATCGCTCGGCGGCGCGATGCCGCGCCGCGAGACCGCGTGCGACGTGGTGCCCAAGCCGGACATCGCGAGCTACGCGCAGTTCGCCACCGCGGCCGCCGGCAAGGAGATGAGCACCACCATGGCCTTCGTGCGCATGCTGGGCAACCTCATGAAGGACAAGGCCCTCGGCCCGCGCATCGTGCCCATCGTGGCCGACGAGGCGCGCACCTTCGGCATGGCGAATCTCTTCAAGCAGGTGGGCATCTATTCGAGCGTGGGCCAGCGCTATGCGCCCGAAGACATCGGCTCGGTGCTGAGCTATCGCGAAGCGACCGACGGGCAGATCCTCGAAGAGGGCATCAGCGAAGCCGGCGCCATCGCGAGCTGGACGGCCGCGGCCACCAGCTACAGCGTGCATGGCCTGGCGATGCTGCCGTTCTACATCTACTACTCGATGTTCGGCTTCCAGCGCGTGGGCGATGCGATCTGGGCCGCGGCCGACCAGCGGGCGCGCGGCTTTTTGCTCGGCGCCACGTCGGGGCGCACCACGCTCGGCGGCGAAGGCCTGCAGCACCAGGACGGCAGCAGCCACCTCGTGGCCGCGACGATTCCGAACTGCAAGGCCTACGACCCGGCCTACGCAGGCGAGATGGCGGTGATCGTCGATGCGGGCATCCGCGAAATGATGGTCGAGCAGAAGGACGTTTTCTATTACGTCACGCTCATGAACGAGAACTACGCGCAGCCAGATGTGCCCGCGGGTGCGGAAGGCGACATCCTGCGCGGGTGCTATCGCTTCGGCACGTACGCGCCGGCTGGATCGGTTTCGGGCAAGGCCAGGAAGAAGGTCACGCTGATGGGCTCGGGCGCGATCCTCACCGAGGTCGTGAAGGCCGCCCAACTGCTGGCCGACGAAGGCATCGAGGCCGAGGTGTTCAGCGTCACGAGCTGGAGCGAGCTTGCGCGCGACGGCCTGGCGTGCGAGCAGCGCGCGATTGCAGGCGAAGAAGAGGCCGGCGAAGCGTTCATCGCCCAGCAACTCGGCAAGGGCAAGGGCCCGATCGTCGCCGCCACCGACTACGTGCGCAGCGTGCCCGAGAGCGTGCGCGCCTTCCTGCCCGAAGGCCGCCGCTACCTCACGCTCGGCACCGACGGGTTCGGCCGCAGCGACACGCGCGCGGCATTGCGCCAATTCTTCGGGGTGGACGCGGCGAATATCGCGCGTGCCGCGCGCTACGCACTCGGCTGA